In one Cyprinus carpio isolate SPL01 chromosome B2, ASM1834038v1, whole genome shotgun sequence genomic region, the following are encoded:
- the LOC109073834 gene encoding LOW QUALITY PROTEIN: ankyrin repeat domain-containing protein 12-like (The sequence of the model RefSeq protein was modified relative to this genomic sequence to represent the inferred CDS: inserted 1 base in 1 codon), which translates to MAKPGSDRDGAMVEKTAGKKSKEKISPFAKTPKLDRSEILGKDGKSKSSMKRKLSFTVSPPRNEERDSDTDKDGREKKKVKKESGAKKSTPVNILFGYPLSERKQMALVMQMTARDNSPDTTPSHPSQSPAVQKKIASSSSSRQKDKVNKRNERGETPLHMAAIRGDVKQVKELIELGADVNVKDFAGWTPLHEACNLGYYDVAKVLIGAGAEVNTQGLDDDTPLHDASSSGHKDIVKLLLRHGGNAFQANKRGERPVDVADSQELEQLLKGEIPLSEAEESSSESEDPPSVNPSSVDENMEYSDAEKDSDSKSTTVKASSSMSGLDEYEFKDEEEEEDLSKALNERHILRRELRQKEKEEKERNHYASKQGTKSDQSTPTCKSKKTKASRIYCSSDSSSDEAEVPIERRSSPTRSVSVDGHKTDGRSKKESLTLTPVEQKEKGKQKKKTKSQSKNKENQEVREEGKENSKSLLFSSATVSDNSDKSVREEDSFKMSFSTKDDTSVHLFHLSVVKSPKLNHGQTDKQTTPLKQENAKTCVSIADGSCPGEGVKYNHYTESDFCTEGSSSKSCKHKEKSKHHHKELNLDGDDGSCSPFKDSSLSXQFDSSEAVFRKTDKDGKVVKKHKLKHKEKEKYREYEAERNRHRQKEPRKDGHRNMEFDREFWKENFFKSDENEELAGKCEMPAGGSPPKSSDSSPVKEERGVSKDKHLSSSSTKDRRPKEEREKDKSIKKEKKEVPLKEERGKDRKGDEVDERSEGLGSGRIPDSSLHSSGVKEEVDDKPVTGNSADQDQLESPEKNSREKNDKRTPTKDRESEKSDKKHTDKDKKVKSEHLADKTEPHNSTDRWKEKEKLTNILHSPNDKSHKEGDKLKAMSLLKKHEENKKNKDKLDKRAEKEHSSGDHRDKEKTSCEKKGKAPEKTNDHGKSDRNKEKERDKDSDKRKKEKSKETTASSSSYSNLKLLLEEKKGYVCENNKVVSSKSKEEATKPPEKDRDRRERDRESERHRDRERDPRHKEKDKDRSQLNRDGKISKPKPSEVDSKPKVAPNLKDTRPKEKRLVNDDLMKTSFERMLSLKDQEIEQWHRKHLEKIKQKERERLKQRPGIDPGKQKTKEKNKTSSSSSETCLTKELTRSKSSEVADGHREKVLKDATSGRTLSLDAKAFGKNGQVIENNLSRSPKPESEKSGAMSRSISMISVESSEDSCHATTLTPRPTEYDSDMNMDASDSQPPFLQSSLVVQSSRSPTVHDKDTSSLPEAALCNRTPLSSRHASPCLRAILDEEAKVPPAETRTTEESQIISIASQPSSEQAVVHQTEISLLPVQEYRSSQSLTSALPESENLTSNEGEGVTPVSQVQPSSHLLESSAKNLSSLTQANSVFKTHLQEQSSSCNTSSQVEHASLGQLDIPGAGMTEGSNKESSLVVTSQVASFQSSDTQDSSETSAPLNSSSQQWETGTISNSEQTLTADSSLRPEQREKPLVVSENKVDKSGENISKTDCPPGTSTGSCRSSSEETTKPLLKTTSVQEDSEKGDARVQDESTLRFSSEPLVTVDAQPEKHEQGIQAASATTVSCCASPERIPEEPMEVSEDVLDKNRITETDEAKVLSSDEGATTQALSESKAEIEASDQLAVEEKPMKSDLQDNVEQHQKNSAAVQPDHQAEPPSGATSGSSSPISVVERDSDSSGARAKVRLFEEESDVQVTHPRKRKMPRVSPTAQVNLTAQQVKEKTQQSLAAIVDALKLEEIQPYQTERANPYYEYLHIRKKIEEKRKVLCSVIPQAPQYYDEYVTFNGSYLLDGNPLSKLCIPTITPPPSLPEPLKEMFKQQEVVRMKLRLQHSIEREKLIVSNEQEVLRVHYRAARTLANQTLPFSACTVLLDAEVYNMPQDVQGDDGKTSVRDRFNARQFMSWLQDVDDKFDKLKTCLLMRQQHEAAALNAVQRLEWQLKLQELDPATYKSTSIFEIPEFYIPLVEVNDDFDLTPI; encoded by the exons ATGGCCAAACCGGGATCGGACCGAGatggagccatggtggagaagaCAGCGGGGAAGAAG AGTAAAGAGAAAATCTCTCCGTTTGCCAAAACTCCGAAGCTGGATCGGAGTGAAATCCTGGGGAAAGACGGGAAGTCAAAGTCTTCCATGAAACGGAAGCTCTCCTTCACCGTCAGTCCACCCCGGAACGAGGAGCGGGACTCCGACACGG ACAAAGATGGTCGGGAGAAGAAGAAAGTTAAGAAGGAGTCGGGGGCTAAGAAGTCGACCCCTGTGAACATTTTGTTCGGCTACCCTTTATCAGAACGAAAGCAGATGGCACTTGTTATGCAGATGACGGCGAGAGACAACAGTCCAG ATACCACACCGAGCCACCCCTCTCAATCTCCGGCGGTGCAGAAGAAGATCGCTAGCAGTTCGTCCTCACGACAGAAGGACAAAGTGAACAAACGGAACGAGAGAGGAGAGACGCCTCTGCATATGGCCGCCATCAGAGGAGACGTCAAGCAGGTGAAGGAACTCATTGAGCTCGGCGCAGATGTGAACGTCAAAGATTTTGCAG GTTGGACGCCTCTCCATGAAGCTTGTAACCTTGGTTACTATGATGTGGCCAAGGTACTGATTGGTGCAGGAGCGGAAGTGAACACGCAGGGATTGGACGATGACACTCCGCTTCATGACGCATCCAGCAGCGGACACAAAGAT ATTGTGAAGCTGCTTTTGCGTCATGGAGGCAATGCCTTCCAGGCCAACAAGAGAGGGGAGAGACCGGTTGATGTAGCTGACTCTCAGGAGCTTGAGCAGTTACTCAAGGGAGAGATCCCTCTCTCTGAAGCAGAAGAGAGCTCTTCAG AATCAGAGGACCCACCTTCAGTAAATCCATCCAGTGTAGATGAGAACATGGAGTACTCTGATGCTGAAAAAGACTCTGACAGTAAATCAACCACAGTGAAGGCCTCGTCATCCATGTCAGGGCTGGATGAATATGAGTTtaaggatgaggaagaggaggaggacctCAGTAAGGCACTTAATGAGCGACACATCCTACGGCGAGAGCTACGGCAaaaggagaaggaggagaaggaAAGGAACCACTATGCTTCCAAACAAGGCACCAAAAGTGACCAGTCGACGCCGACATGCAAGTCTAAAAAAACAAAGGCGTCGCGTATCTACTGCAGTTCAGATAGTTCAAGCGATGAAGCCGAGGTGCCAATAGAAAGAAGAAGCTCGCCCACCAGGTCGGTCAGTGTGGATGGTCACAAAACAGATGGTAGATCGAAGAAAGAAAGCTTGACTCTCACGCCAgtggaacagaaagaaaaaggtaaacagaagaaaaagaccAAGAGCCAAAGCAAAAACAAGGAGAACCAGGAAGTCCGAGAAGAAGGGAAGGAGAACAGCAAGTCCCTTCTTTTTTCCTCGGCAACTGTGTCAGACAATTCGGACAAGAGCGTCAGGGAAGAGGACTCATTCAAAATGTCATTCAGTACAAAGGATGACACATCGGTCCACCTCTTTCACCTGTCTGTAGTCAAGTCCCCAAAGCTGAACCACGGCCAAACTGACAAGCAGACAACTCCACTGAAACAGGAAAACGCTAAGACTTGTGTTTCTATCGCTGATGGATCCTGTCCAGGGGAAGGCGTCAAATACAACCACTACACGGAGTCTGACTTCTGCACAGAAGGTTCAAGCAGCAAGAGCTGCAAGCACAAGGAAAAGAGCAAACATCACCACAAAGAGCTTAACTTGGATGGAGATGACGGCAGTTGCAGTCCTTTCAAAGACAGTAGTCTAA AACAGTTTGACAGTTCTGAGGCTGTCTTCAGGAAGACTGACAAAGATGGGAAAGTTGTAAAAAAGCACAAGCTGAAACACAAGGAGAAGGAAAAGTATAGGGAGTATGAAGCCGAGAGGAATCGTCACCGGCAAAAAGAACCACGCAAGGATGGACATAGGAACATGGAGTTTGATCGGGAGTTTTGGAAAGAGAACTTCTTCAAAAGTGATGAAAATGAAGAACTTGCAGGCAAATGTGAGATGCCTGCTGGGGGATCTCCTCCGAAATCCTCGGACTCATCGCCTGTTAAAGAAGAAAGAGGGGTGTcaaaagacaaacatttaagCAGTAGCAGCACTAAGGACAGAAGGCCAAAAGAGGAGCGAGAAAAGGACAAGtccattaaaaaagagaaaaaagaggtGCCCCTTAAAGAGGAGCGGGGAAAGGACAGAAAAGGAGATGAAGTTGATGAACGTAGTGAGGGTCTTGGCTCTGGCCGAATTCCTGACAGCTCACTGCACAGTTCAGGAGTGAAAGAAGAAGTAGATGATAAACCAGTCACTGGCAATTCAGCTGACCAAGATCAACTGGAGTCTCCAGAGAAGAACTCTCGAGAGAAAAACGATAAGCGAACACCAACAAAGGATCGGGAGTCTGAAAAGTCTGATAAGAAACACACAGATAAAGATAAGAAAGTAAAATCTGAGCATTTAGCTGACAAGACTGAACCTCACAACTCTACAGATCGATGgaaagaaaaggagaaattaACGAATATTTTGCATTCACCCAATGATAAGAGCCATAAAGAGGGTGACAAGCTCAAAGCAATGTCTTTATTGAAAAAGCATGAAGAGAACAAGAAGAATAAGGACAAGCTTGACAAAAGAGCTGAGAAAGAACACTCCTCTGGTGACCACAGAGACAAAGAGAAAACAAGTTGTGAAAAGAAAGGCAAAGCCCCCGAGAAAACCAATGATCATGGAAAATCTGACCGCAATAAAGAAAAAGAACGGGACAAAGATTCTGAcaagaggaaaaaagagaaatcaaAAGAGACCACCGCCTCTTCCTCATCCTATTCCAATCTAAAATTGTTATTGGAAGAGAAGAAAGGCTACGTTTGTGAGAACAACAAGGTTGTTTCGTCTAAATCAAAAGAAGAGGCAACCAAGCCtccagagaaagacagagatagAAGAGAGCGGGACCGAGAGTCTGAAAGGCATCGAGACCGTGAGCGGGACCCCCGACACAAGGAAAAGGACAAAGATCGTTCCCAGCTGAACAGAGATGGCAAGATTAGCAAGCCGAAACCAAGCGAAGTGGACTCCAAACCTAAGGTTGCACCTAATCTAAAGGATACTCGTCCCAAAGAAAAGAGGTTGGTGAATGATGACCTCATGAAGACCAGCTTTGAACGCATGCTCAGTCTCAAGGACCAGGAAATTGAACAGTGGCACAGGAAGCACTTAGAGAAAATCAAGCAGAAGGAACGTGAGCGGCTAAAGCAGCGTCCAGGAATCGACCCTGGGAAACAAAAaactaaggaaaaaaataaaacatcctctTCATCCAGTGAGACTTGTCTAACCAAGGAACTGACTCGGTCAAAGAGCTCAGAAGTGGCAGATGGGCACCGCGAGAAGGTCTTGAAAGATGCCACCAGCGGAAGAACGCTCTCGCTAGATGCGAAAGCCTTCGGGAAGAATGGACAAGTCATAGAAAACAATCTCAGTCGATCTCCGAAACCAGAGAGTGAAAAATCAGGCGCAATGTCAAGATCAATATCCATGATCTCTGTGGAAAGTTCAGAAGATTCCTGTCATGCAACCACACTGACACCTAGACCAACTGAATATGATTCTGACATGAACATGGACGCTTCCGATTCCCAGCCACCTTTTCTGCAGTCTTCCCTCGTTGTACAGTCCTCCAGATCACCTACTGTTCATGATAAAGATACCAGCAGTCTTCCCGAAGCAGCTCTCTGCAATCGAACACCATTATCAAGTAGGCATGCGTCCCCATGCTTAAGGGCTATTCTGGATGAAGAAGCCAAGGTGCCACCAGCTGAAACTAGAACGACCGAAGAGTCTCAGATCATCAGTATTGCATCACAGCCAAGCAGTGAGCAAGCTGTGGTTCATCAAACTGAGATTAGCTTGCTACCTGTTCAGGAGTATCGAAGCAGTCAAAGTCTTACTAGTGCTCTTCCAGAAAGCGAAAATCTGACTAGCAATGAAGGGGAAGGGGTCACTCCTGTTTCTCAAGTTCAGCCTTCATCACACTTGCTAGAATCTAGTGCTAAAAACCTAAGTAGCCTCACACAGGCTAACAGTGTGTTTAAGACCCATTTGCAAGAGCAGAGCAGTTCTTGCAACACTAGTAGTCAAGTAGAGCATGCAAGTCTTGGTCAGCTTGACATCCCTGGTGCCGGAATGACAGAGGGATCAAACAAGGAGTCATCACTAGTTGTTACATCACAAGTTGCATCTTTTCAGTCTTCTGACACACAAGACTCATCTGAAACCAGTGCACCTTTGAATTCTAGTAGCCAGCAGTGGGAAACTGGCACCATTTCCAATAGCGAACAGACATTGACAGCTGACTCTAGTTTGAGGCCAGAGCAAAGAGAGAAACCTTTGGTTGTTTCTGAGAACAAAGTGGACAAGAGTGGGGAGAACATCAGCAAAACAGATTGCCCTCCAGGTACATCTACTGGTTCATGTAGATCAAGCTCTGAAGAAACTACTAAACCACTGCTGAAAACAACCAGTGTCCAAGAGGATTCAGAAAAGGGTGATGCAAGAGTGCAAGATGAAAGTACCTTAAGGTTCTCCAGTGAGCCATTGGTTACAGTTGATGCTCAACCAGAGAAACACGAGCAAGGCATTCAAGCAGCTTCAGCAACAACTGTGTCTTGCTGTGCCAGTCCAGAAAGGATCCCTGAGGAGCCCATGGAGGTGTCTGAAGATGTTTTGGACAAGAACCGAATCACAGAAACGGATGAGGCAAAAGTCTTATCCTCAGATGAAGGTGCAACAACCCAAGCGTTGTCTGAAAGCAAGGCTGAAATAGAGGCATCAGACCAGCTTGCTGTTGAGGAGAAGCCTATGAAATCAGACCTTCAGGATAATGTAGAACAACATCAAAAGAACAGTGCTGCTGTTCAACCTGATCATCAAGCAGAGCCTCCCAGTGGTGCAACCTCAGGAAGTTCCTCCCCGATATCAGTCGTGGAGAGAGATTCCGATTCATCTGGGGCCAGAGCCAAAGTCCGACTCTTTGAAGAAGAATCTGACGTTCAGGTGACCCATCCAAGGAAAAGAAAGATGCCTAGGGTTTCTCCAACGGCCCAAGTGAACCTTACGGCTCAGCAGGTCAAAGAAAAGACACAGCAGTCTTTAGCTGCAATTGTAGATGCACTTAAGCTTGAAGAGATCCAGCCTTACCAGACCGAGAGAGCAAACCCTTATTATGAATACTTACACATTCGCAAGAAGATCGAGGAGAAGAGGAAAGTACTTTGTAGTGTCATTCCTCAAGCGCCTCAGTACTACGATGAATATGTGACATTCAATGGGTCCTATCTGCTGGATGGAAACCCTCTCAGCAAGCTCTGCATCCCAACG ATAACGCCACCTCCCTCACTTCCTGAACCACTGAAGGAGATGTTCAAACAGCAAGAGGTGGTGCGGATGAAGCTAAGACTTCAGCACAGCATCGAAAGG GAAAAGCTGATTGTATCCAATGAGCAGGAGGTTTTGAGAGTTCATTACCGTGCTGCAAGAACACTAGCCAATCAGACGCTTCCATTCAGTGCCTGCACAGTCCTATTGGATGCCGAAGTGTACAACATGCCCCAGGACGTCCAG ggtGACGATGGGAAGACCTCTGTTAGAGATCGGTTCAATGCGAGGCAGTTTATGTCTTGGCTTCAGGATGTAGATGACAAGTTTGACAAGTTGAAG ACGTGTCTCTTGATGCGTCAGCAGCACGAAGCAGCAGCGTTAAACGCCGTTCAGCGTCTGGAGTGGCAGCTGAAGCTGCAGGAATTGGATCCCGCCACGTACAAGTCTACCAGCATTTTTGAGATTCCCGAATTCTACATCCCCCTCGTGGAGGTCAACGACGACTTTGACTTGACGCCGATATGA